The Natronoarchaeum philippinense genome includes the window ATCTCGCTGACGGACTACGAGAACTTCGGCCGGGTCGATTACTCGTCGTTGGACTTCGAGATGTACGTGCGGGCGTTCAACGACTCCTCGTTCATCCAAGCGACCCAGAACACGGTCGTGTTGCTGCTTGGTTTCATCGGCGTCTGCATGACTGTCGGATTGCTCCTGGCGATCCTCGTCGACCGGAACATCCGGTTCGAGAACACGTTCCGGACGATCTACCTGCTGCCGATGAGCCTGTCGTTCGTCGTGACGGCGCAGTTCTGGCTCTGGATGTACAACTTCAACAACGGCGTGGTAAACACCGCCCTCGGCCTGTTCGGCCTCGGACCGTTCCAGTGGTTCGGGAACCCGGATCTGGTGTTGCCGGCGGTGATCTTCGCGCTCGTGTGGCAGTTCAGCGGGTACGCCATGGTCGTGTTTCTGGCGTCGCTGCGCGCGATTCCCAGAGAACACTACGAGGCGGCGCGTGTCGACGGCGCCAGCACGGTCAAGATGTACTGGCGCGTCATCATCCCGCAGCTGAAAAACGCTGTCGTCAGTGCGCTGGTCGTGCTGATGGTGTTCGGGCTCAAAGCCTTCGACTTCCTGTACGCCATCTCCGGCGGATATCAGCCCCCGAACGGGTCTGACATCCTTCCGACGCTGATGGTTCGGATGGCGTTCCAGCGAACGCAGTGGGCCTATGGCTC containing:
- a CDS encoding carbohydrate ABC transporter permease yields the protein MDHLFERIRRLRTGKQDDEPEVRTDGGVATDTSSSGLRDRLNTDFFQSMPFWLPPFALVGVFVYGAIGWNFLISLTDYENFGRVDYSSLDFEMYVRAFNDSSFIQATQNTVVLLLGFIGVCMTVGLLLAILVDRNIRFENTFRTIYLLPMSLSFVVTAQFWLWMYNFNNGVVNTALGLFGLGPFQWFGNPDLVLPAVIFALVWQFSGYAMVVFLASLRAIPREHYEAARVDGASTVKMYWRVIIPQLKNAVVSALVVLMVFGLKAFDFLYAISGGYQPPNGSDILPTLMVRMAFQRTQWAYGSAIAILLFLLALGIITPYLYYQYKQGTI